A genome region from Nitrosopumilus oxyclinae includes the following:
- a CDS encoding ATP-binding protein has product MPIAILPDIDEQRCIGCALCVEICTTLGPDVLRVKPVEGWKRGKAFVFYPERCISDGACIGVCPTKSIFWMRPMNYTAGQPVPLHKNGIFIKGWAEDAAL; this is encoded by the coding sequence ATGCCAATAGCAATACTTCCAGACATTGATGAACAAAGATGTATCGGATGTGCACTATGTGTAGAAATCTGTACAACTCTTGGTCCTGATGTCCTTAGAGTCAAACCTGTTGAAGGCTGGAAGAGAGGTAAAGCATTTGTTTTCTACCCAGAAAGATGTATTTCTGATGGTGCATGCATAGGTGTATGTCCAACAAAATCAATCTTTTGGATGAGACCAATGAATTACACAGCTGGACAACCAGTACCTCTTCACAAAAACGGTATCTTCATTAAAGGTTGGGCAGAAGACGCCGCTCTATAA
- a CDS encoding KEOPS complex kinase/ATPase Bud32 — protein sequence MKLLKKGAEADLYQTKWQNSKVILKIRKIKTYRNSSLDSKIRKQRTIKESQMLSLVKSFGIPTPLVYFVNLDKTSITMQEIPGTPVHDLPESKIIELSKDIGKLVGTLHKNGVMHGDLTTSNFILSKNTVYVIDFGLSQTSIKPEDHAVDLRLIKEILNSAHAKIMLLSWKNFLNGYKSVVGHAYYSKITKLVSEIESRGRYAQVV from the coding sequence ATGAAATTACTCAAAAAAGGTGCTGAAGCAGATTTGTATCAAACTAAATGGCAAAATTCAAAGGTGATATTAAAAATTAGAAAAATTAAAACTTATAGAAATTCTTCTCTTGATTCAAAAATTCGTAAACAAAGAACTATCAAAGAATCTCAAATGCTCTCTCTAGTAAAATCATTTGGAATACCTACACCTCTTGTTTACTTTGTAAATTTAGATAAAACATCAATTACCATGCAAGAAATTCCAGGGACACCAGTACATGACTTGCCTGAATCAAAAATTATAGAATTATCAAAAGACATTGGGAAATTAGTAGGTACTTTACATAAGAACGGTGTAATGCATGGTGATTTAACAACTTCAAATTTTATTTTAAGTAAAAATACTGTATATGTAATTGATTTTGGATTATCTCAAACTTCAATAAAACCAGAAGATCATGCTGTTGATTTGAGATTAATTAAAGAAATTCTTAACAGTGCTCATGCCAAAATTATGTTACTTTCCTGGAAAAATTTTCTAAATGGATACAAATCCGTCGTTGGTCATGCCTATTATTCTAAAATAACTAAATTGGTATCAGAAATAGAAAGTCGTGGAAGATATGCACAAGTCGTTTGA
- a CDS encoding redox-regulated ATPase YchF, producing MQIGLLGKANVGKSTFFSAATETPVATGNFPFTTIEPNVGVAYVKADCACKHFEIKHENELCVNGTRFIPVRLIDVAGLVPGAHEGKGLGNQFLDDARQAEVLIHVVDIAGTTDIQGQPVPVGTHDPLEDVVFVQDEFDQWFADILKREWDKITREIDQKRAKLTDGIAKRFSGLGIKDFQVQEILQKLGFMAKNPKEWVDDDIETFVKELRRSTKPMIIAANKADLCQDLDIIKKITDNVIPCSAETELLLRKASKAGIVNYSSGDEGFTPVEGKEIPLPQQKALDLVKSVFSKINSTGIQKILNTAVFDSLKYIVVYPVEDETKLTNKDGVILPDTKLVPQDSTAKDLAGLIHADIAKGFLHAIDCKTKQRISGDQKLKNGDVIKIVSTLSRG from the coding sequence TTGCAAATTGGTTTACTAGGAAAAGCAAATGTTGGTAAATCCACATTCTTCTCAGCTGCAACTGAAACACCTGTTGCAACAGGAAATTTTCCTTTTACGACAATTGAACCTAATGTTGGAGTAGCATATGTTAAAGCAGATTGTGCTTGCAAACACTTTGAAATAAAACATGAAAATGAATTATGTGTAAATGGTACGCGTTTTATTCCTGTTAGACTAATTGATGTTGCAGGATTAGTACCTGGAGCTCATGAAGGTAAAGGGTTAGGGAATCAATTCCTTGATGATGCACGACAAGCCGAAGTTTTAATCCATGTTGTGGATATTGCGGGAACAACAGATATTCAAGGACAACCAGTTCCTGTTGGAACTCATGATCCATTAGAAGATGTTGTCTTTGTACAAGATGAATTTGATCAATGGTTTGCAGATATTTTAAAAAGAGAATGGGATAAAATTACTAGAGAAATAGATCAAAAACGTGCAAAACTAACTGATGGTATTGCAAAAAGATTTTCTGGATTGGGAATTAAAGATTTTCAAGTTCAAGAAATTCTTCAAAAATTAGGGTTTATGGCTAAAAATCCAAAAGAATGGGTAGATGATGACATTGAAACTTTTGTTAAAGAATTAAGAAGGAGTACAAAGCCTATGATTATTGCAGCAAACAAGGCAGATCTTTGTCAAGACTTAGACATAATTAAGAAAATTACTGATAATGTAATTCCATGTAGTGCGGAAACTGAATTGCTTTTACGAAAAGCATCAAAAGCTGGAATTGTAAATTATTCTTCTGGAGATGAAGGATTTACTCCTGTTGAAGGAAAAGAAATTCCTTTACCCCAACAAAAAGCACTTGATTTAGTAAAATCTGTTTTTTCAAAAATAAATTCAACAGGAATTCAAAAAATTCTAAATACTGCTGTTTTTGATTCTCTAAAATATATCGTTGTATATCCTGTAGAAGATGAAACTAAACTTACTAACAAAGACGGAGTAATTTTACCTGATACAAAATTAGTTCCACAAGATTCTACTGCTAAAGATTTGGCAGGATTAATTCATGCAGATATTGCAAAGGGATTTTTACATGCAATAGATTGTAAAACAAAACAAAGGATTAGTGGAGATCAAAAACTCAAAAATGGTGATGTAATCAAAATTGTTTCTACATTAAGTCGTGGTTGA
- a CDS encoding adenylate kinase family protein: MSIVITGNPGVGKHTITQLIAEKMKLSIIDINKIAKDSGLFEKNGDINDVDVEVLEKILESKTFENNIIVGHLAPYVLEKNQVKIMIVLRRSPYDLIPVYEERKYDDDKIKDNVGSEILGIITNDAMSKFQEKTFQINVSEKTVPEVFEKIMNMIMDKKGNEVVDWLEIVRKNNDLGKFFAD; this comes from the coding sequence ATGTCAATAGTAATTACAGGTAATCCAGGTGTAGGAAAGCACACAATTACACAACTAATTGCAGAGAAAATGAAATTATCAATAATTGATATTAATAAAATAGCAAAAGATTCTGGACTATTTGAAAAAAATGGGGATATAAATGATGTAGATGTTGAAGTACTTGAAAAAATTCTTGAATCAAAAACTTTTGAAAATAATATTATCGTAGGGCATTTGGCACCATATGTTTTGGAAAAAAACCAAGTAAAAATAATGATAGTATTACGAAGGAGTCCCTATGATTTGATTCCAGTTTACGAAGAGAGAAAATATGATGATGATAAAATCAAAGATAATGTAGGTAGTGAAATTTTAGGAATTATAACAAATGATGCAATGAGTAAATTTCAAGAAAAAACATTTCAGATTAACGTTAGTGAGAAAACAGTTCCAGAAGTATTTGAAAAAATTATGAATATGATTATGGATAAAAAAGGAAATGAAGTGGTAGATTGGCTAGAAATAGTAAGAAAAAATAATGATTTAGGAAAATTTTTTGCTGATTGA
- the tgtA gene encoding tRNA guanosine(15) transglycosylase TgtA, with protein sequence MFEISKTDLAGRIGTLYTNHGKIETPAFVPVIHPVKQTIPSKKIKEIGFDLVITNAYITRNSYGDEAVEKGIHKIINFDGGIMTDSGGYQVLEYGDVDVLPPDMANFERGILTDFAIPLDKPTGYGMPIKKAEAYVKHTLDVCKQTLKDSEDNGQIWIGPIQGGEHFDLVGKSTKSLVNMGFQMLALGSPVEFMESYEYRLLAQMIVAAKKQMPHSIPLHLFGAGHPLTIPFAIALGCDTFDSASYMLYAKQLRYITDDGTRYLSDISTFPCNCEICSKYTPDEFRQLEATEKINQLAVHNLYAIKLEVDKVKQAIYEGRLWEYVIKKARAHPKLFEMIEVMTENYEFLGLGTPKFKEKAIFLFSKEDQYRPEVQSFHKIVRKFKSKKKKLIITKESSSKPGYLSHEYAGLKKKIKDFESFQICQYNPLLGLIPIEISDIFPAAHHETSRIDFEPNEFPVFEKTWNEFFAYNKFSEIHFDKEDKFLKYFVKSLPKEIKKKSQG encoded by the coding sequence TTGTTTGAAATCTCTAAAACTGATTTAGCTGGAAGAATTGGGACCTTGTATACCAATCATGGGAAAATTGAGACCCCAGCTTTTGTACCAGTTATTCATCCAGTCAAACAAACAATCCCATCTAAAAAAATTAAAGAGATTGGTTTTGATTTAGTAATTACCAATGCCTACATTACAAGAAACAGTTATGGAGATGAAGCAGTTGAAAAAGGAATTCACAAAATAATTAATTTTGATGGTGGAATAATGACAGATTCTGGAGGTTATCAAGTTCTTGAATACGGAGATGTTGATGTATTGCCACCAGATATGGCAAACTTTGAAAGAGGTATCTTAACTGATTTTGCAATTCCACTTGATAAACCAACAGGATATGGAATGCCAATTAAAAAAGCAGAAGCCTACGTAAAACATACTCTAGATGTTTGTAAACAAACTCTAAAGGATAGTGAAGATAATGGTCAAATTTGGATAGGTCCAATTCAAGGAGGAGAACATTTTGATCTTGTTGGAAAATCTACAAAAAGTTTAGTCAATATGGGATTTCAAATGCTTGCATTAGGAAGCCCAGTTGAATTTATGGAGTCCTATGAATATAGATTATTAGCACAGATGATAGTGGCTGCAAAAAAACAGATGCCACATTCAATTCCTTTACACCTATTTGGTGCAGGACATCCTCTTACCATACCATTTGCAATAGCTTTAGGATGTGATACTTTTGATTCAGCATCATACATGCTTTATGCAAAACAACTCAGATACATCACAGATGATGGGACACGATATTTATCCGATATTTCCACATTTCCATGTAATTGTGAAATATGTTCAAAATATACACCAGATGAATTTCGTCAATTAGAAGCCACTGAAAAGATCAATCAATTAGCAGTTCATAATTTGTATGCAATTAAACTAGAAGTTGACAAGGTAAAACAAGCAATCTATGAGGGAAGATTATGGGAATATGTAATTAAAAAAGCAAGAGCTCATCCAAAATTATTTGAAATGATCGAGGTTATGACTGAAAATTATGAATTTTTAGGTTTAGGAACTCCCAAATTCAAAGAAAAAGCAATTTTCTTATTCAGTAAAGAGGATCAATATAGACCAGAAGTTCAATCATTCCATAAAATAGTTAGAAAATTCAAATCAAAGAAAAAGAAATTGATCATAACTAAAGAATCAAGTTCAAAACCAGGATATCTTTCACATGAATATGCTGGACTAAAAAAGAAAATTAAAGATTTTGAATCATTTCAAATTTGCCAATACAATCCTCTTTTAGGATTAATACCAATCGAGATTTCTGATATTTTTCCAGCAGCACATCATGAAACTTCTAGAATAGATTTTGAACCAAATGAATTTCCTGTATTTGAAAAAACATGGAACGAATTCTTTGCATACAATAAATTTTCTGAAATTCATTTTGATAAAGAAGATAAATTTCTAAAATATTTTGTAAAGAGTTTGCCAAAAGAGATCAAGAAAAAATCTCAAGGGTAA
- the kae1 gene encoding KEOPS complex N(6)-L-threonylcarbamoyladenine synthase Kae1: MLGLGIESTAHTFSCAIIEKRGKKGKILSDIRKIYRPEEGEGIHPREASRHHIENSSQVLSDCLQEANVTVKDLDIVSYAAGPGLGPCLRVGAIVARSLSSYYKIPIYPVNHAIGHIELGKLLTGSTNPLVLLVSGGHTMLLAFLNKQWRVFGETLDITLGQLLDQFGRSIGFASPCGKNIEELASTSSNYVTLPYSVKGNDVSFSGLLSATKSVATKSKIDACYSLQETAFAMISEAVERALSFTRKKELMIVGGVAANKRLSEMLKDVCKRHGCKFFVVPLQYAGDCGSQICWTGLLESQIKSGVELKDTFVTQSWRLDSVKIDY; encoded by the coding sequence ATGCTAGGATTGGGAATAGAAAGTACTGCTCATACATTTTCTTGTGCAATAATTGAAAAACGTGGAAAAAAAGGAAAAATTCTTTCAGATATCAGAAAAATTTATCGACCTGAAGAGGGAGAAGGAATTCACCCTAGAGAGGCATCACGCCATCATATTGAGAATAGTTCACAAGTACTATCTGATTGTCTTCAAGAAGCAAATGTAACCGTCAAAGATTTAGATATTGTTTCATATGCTGCAGGACCAGGATTAGGCCCATGTTTACGTGTGGGTGCTATAGTTGCTAGATCTCTTTCTTCATACTACAAAATTCCAATATATCCTGTGAATCATGCAATTGGACATATTGAATTAGGAAAATTACTAACTGGATCAACTAACCCCCTAGTACTTTTAGTATCTGGAGGACATACCATGCTTTTGGCATTTCTAAATAAACAGTGGAGAGTATTTGGAGAAACATTGGATATTACTTTAGGCCAATTGTTAGATCAATTTGGACGTTCAATTGGATTTGCATCTCCCTGTGGAAAAAATATTGAAGAGTTAGCGTCTACATCTTCAAACTATGTTACATTACCTTACTCTGTAAAAGGTAATGATGTGTCATTTTCTGGATTATTATCTGCAACAAAATCTGTTGCAACAAAAAGTAAGATAGATGCGTGTTATTCACTTCAAGAAACTGCATTTGCTATGATAAGTGAGGCAGTAGAACGCGCTCTATCCTTTACAAGAAAAAAAGAACTAATGATTGTTGGAGGAGTTGCTGCTAACAAACGATTATCTGAAATGCTAAAGGATGTTTGTAAAAGACATGGTTGTAAATTTTTTGTTGTTCCATTACAATATGCTGGAGATTGTGGAAGTCAAATTTGTTGGACTGGTTTATTAGAATCTCAAATAAAATCTGGTGTAGAATTAAAAGATACGTTTGTTACACAATCTTGGAGATTAGATTCTGTTAAAATTGATTACTAG
- the rdgB gene encoding RdgB/HAM1 family non-canonical purine NTP pyrophosphatase — protein sequence MHKSFDLFFVSSNNHKYQESKIILDSLGIDIGYLKSNLEEIQSSSLETIAMAKARDAFSKFKKPVIIEDDGLFIDSIDGFPGPYSSYVFKTIGNKGILNLLKNNRKAKFVSIIAYCDKTILQSFVGKLDGKISKIQKGKGWGFDPIFIPNNFKKTFAELNNKNELSHRYKALKKFSKWYLHK from the coding sequence ATGCACAAGTCGTTTGATCTATTTTTTGTATCTTCTAATAATCACAAATATCAGGAATCTAAGATTATTTTAGATTCTCTAGGAATTGATATTGGATATTTAAAATCTAATTTAGAAGAAATCCAATCAAGTTCTCTTGAAACTATTGCAATGGCAAAAGCTAGAGATGCATTTTCTAAATTTAAAAAACCCGTTATTATTGAAGATGATGGGTTATTCATAGACTCAATTGATGGATTTCCAGGTCCATACTCTTCATATGTTTTCAAAACAATTGGGAATAAAGGAATTTTAAATTTATTAAAAAATAATCGAAAAGCAAAATTTGTTTCAATTATTGCTTATTGTGATAAAACAATTTTGCAATCGTTTGTAGGTAAACTAGATGGAAAAATATCTAAAATTCAAAAAGGTAAGGGTTGGGGTTTTGATCCAATATTTATTCCAAATAATTTCAAGAAAACATTTGCAGAATTAAATAATAAAAATGAATTATCACACAGATACAAGGCACTAAAAAAATTCTCTAAATGGTATTTGCATAAGTAG